The following DNA comes from Sphingorhabdus sp. M41.
TTGGTCTTCTTGGCGAAGAACTCCTCTCCGCTCGCATCGATGAACTGAATCTTTGTGTCGGTCTTGTTCTTCGCGAGCACCAGAATGTGGACCGCAATCGTCGTGCCGAAAAACAGATTGGGCGCGAGCGAAACCACCGTTTCCACGACATTGCTGTCGACCAGAAATTTGCGGATTTTCTGCTCTGCCCCGCCGCGATAGAAAATGCCCGGAAAGCACACAATCGCCGCGCGTCCCTTGGCCGAAAGATAGTGCAGCGCGTGCAGCACAAAGGCGAAGTCTGCCTTTGATTTTGGGGCAAGCACGCCAGCGGGCGCAAACCGGTCATCATTGATCAGCGTCGGGTCTTCATCCCCCTTCCACCGGACCGAATAGGGTGGGTTGGAGACGATGGCATCGAAGGGCCTTTCATCAAGAAAATGCGGATTTTCGAGCGTGTTGCCGTTCTGGATGTTGAACTTGTCATAGTTCACATTGTGCAAGAACATATTCATGCGGGCGAGGTTGTAGGTGGTGTAGTTGATTTCCTGCCCGAAGAATCCCTCTTCGATGAAATGATCGCCGCAATGCTTCTTGGCCTGCAACAGCAAGGACCCAGACCCGGCGGCTGGATCGTAAATCTTGTTGATGCTGCTTCGCCCGTGAACAGCCAGTTGCGCGATCAGCTTTGATACGTGTTGCGGCGTGAAGAACTCGCCGCCCGATTTTCCTGCATTGGCCGCGTAGTTCGAGATCAGGAACTCATAGGCATCACCAAAGAGATCGTTTTCGTTCTCCTCGAACTTGAGCGGCAGGCTTTCGACACCCTTCAGCACCTTGGCCAGCCGGGCGTTCTTGTCCTTCACCATATTACCCAGCCGGTTGCTGGTAGTGTCAAAGTCTGAGAACAGGCCCTTGATGTCCTCTTCGGAAGGATATCCGCTGGCAGAGCCTTCGATTTCCTTGAAGATTGTCGCCAAGTCGGTGTTCAGACTCTCATTGTTGTTGGCGCTGGCCGCGACATTGGCAAAGAGCTGGCTAGGGTAGATGAAGTAGCCCTTGGTCTTCACTGCATCGATTTTCGCCGCGTCTGGAATGGCGCTGTCATCCAAGCTGGCGTAGTTGATGCTATCATCATCGGCTTCGATGTAGTTGGTGAAGTTTTCGCTGATAAATCGGTAAAACAACGCGCCCAGCACGAACTGCTTGAAATCCCAGCCATCAACCGCGCCTCTGACATCGTTAGCGATGGCCCAGATTTGGCGGCGCAATTCATCACGTTGTTGTTGGCCTGTCATTCTTGGTCCTCTTCACCCTGCATATTAGCGCATGATGTATCCTTTATTCTGAATTGAGGTTCAATCAACCTTAGTCCATGATTTAATAGAACTATCTTACGAAGCTGTGTGTTGCTTTTTCTCGCGTTCTTTTTGTCCCTTTTTCACCAATTTGTCATCAATTTGACGGAGCGATTTATTTTCGAACTTTCCGCTGGATTGTAAGAGCAGGATCGCCAAGCAAAATCGTTCATAGCGCTCACTCGGTGAGTTCCCCGGGTTAGTTACTTTGGGCAATCTCCCCTCAATTTTCGCCTTGACGCCCAATTCGGCCAGACTGTCCAATATCGGAAAGATATCCGGGCGATGGAAATGTAGGTATTTGGAAACAAATGATGCGCGTGAATGCACCTTCCTATGTCCTCCCGCTTCCGCGAGCTGCTTACAAAGATGCTGATCGAGCTTACCATGGACTTCGACAATCTGGGCAAGATTCGCTCTGGAAAATGACAGCCCGTCTAAGCCTGCAAGCAAGCGGTCCAACGCCAGTTTTTTGTTACAAAGCGCTTTTGCCACCAAATCCCAGTCCTTGCCCAGATTGCGGCTGACTTCGTAAACTTTTGCAATCATTCGCGCTTTGCTGTGCACTATATTTTTATCAGTATGCGATGGCTCTTGAGCGCACATGATATATAGAATTTTGTTTCCGTAACCGCCCGCCGCGTCATTACATTTTGTCTCATTCCCCATTGTTCTGACGTAGGCCCCACAGCCAGCGAGCGCAAAGACTAATAGCGTCTCTGAAACTCTCGAACGGTTTTCGCCAAAATGGTGGCTAATTCCTGATCACCATCTGTTGCTTTCGATTGGCTAAGCCCCTTTATCAATTCCGCCTGCTCTTCGGGAGGAACATCACCGTAGCTCGAAAATGTCGTCATCATGTTGCTGTGACCCAGATTTTTTGACCAAGCCTTGTAAGCCCGGATAGACAGGCCAAGTTTCTGACCAAACCGTGCCAATGTTTTCCTCACCGAATGTGGGCTGTGATATTTTAAGCCAGCAGCTTCGAAAGCCTCTCTAAAAATCGTTCGGACCGGTCCGGCGTTGCTCCAACATTTTGGGTCTACCCCACTCGCTTCAAATCCATTGTTGCCGACCTTTACCCTTGTCTGGGGAAATAGCGGATCATCGTCTCCAAAAAGCAGGTCTTCGCGCAAATGACGGACCCAATCTGCAATGATCTCGGCTGCGTCTCCGCCAACCGGGAAAAACCATGTCTGGAAAGTCTTGGAAAATTTGGTTTGCACTTCACGGGCATCCTGATCCAGCCGCTGCTCGGCAACATCAATATGTTTCAGCTTTAGCGAAACAAGAGCGCCATCGCGCACACCGGTCAGAAAGATCAATGCAACAATTGCACGATTGCGTTGTTCTATGTCACTTGTGGCTGGCATCGATGAGATCACATGATGCATTTGCTCCATTGACGGCACAGGCTGCTCGCGCGTGGCACGACTGATCCGCAAATCCTTTTCCGAGACGCTGAAATAGTGAGAATCTGAATAATTGAGCTTTGATTTGTAGTGCGGCTGGCCAGCAAGCCATTCAAAGAATTTCTGCAATGCCCGCATTGTGGAGGCAATCGTTGCCTTACTGAGCGGCTTGCCAGTTTGTTCGTTGATCTGTTCAACCAACCGACTTTTGAAAGCCATTGCCTGCGCCTTGTTAAACAGTTTAAAATCCCGGAACTTGGTCGAGACCTCAAAGCGGTTGATCGCCTTGGCTACGACATCTAGCGACTTTTCATCGCGGCCTTTTGCTTCCTTCAAATAAAGGAAATATTCGCGCTTGATCCGTTCGTTCGCTGCATTGTGTTTTGCCATTGTTTCTTATCCCTGCTTCAAGTCACAGTTTGAGGGGAGTTCGGCCCGCCCACTTATGCTTGATTGACACTCCACAAACTGGATAGCGATTCCTGGCATAGTGGCAGACAGATGTGCGACGGTGGCATTGCGGTTGATTGGCCGTTCGCACGTCTCACATAATGCTTTTAGGCATCCGCTGCGGTCAGTTTTAGGGACATAATCCACCATGCCCATGGCAGGACGCCTCGGCTCTCTGCATTTGAGGCAGTAAAACTCACCGGGGCCGCATGGACGTTTTGCCGATTTGCGCTTTTCGGCGAGCCAGCTTTTCAAATCACTGCCCAAAACCAACATTGGTTTGCAGTCATCGATCACAGGAAGGCCTTTTGCAATCCAGTCGCGAACGGTGTTTTTGTGAACGCCAAGGAGGCGAGCGATTTCATCCACCGTATAGTTGCGATACTGCTTTACCAGCCGATAATTGATCCGTTTTCCGGACATCGTTGGTCGAGTTACGCCCCGTCAATCAAGCGGCGGATAGATTCGGTTTTGATCAAATGCCGCCGCCCGAACTTGACCGTTTCCAGCCGACCTTCCTTGATAAGCACATAAATTGAAGTACGGCCTAAGCCCAAAGCTTTCGCCGCGCCGGTAATTGAGATTGTAACCGGTTCCATAACCTTTTCTCCAGTTTGACCGCTCACGTTCAAGCGGGTTCTGGAGTCAGTTTCTACGGACGGCGCGAATAGTTTTCCGCCGATAAGAGGCGATAAGGGGCGGAAACTAGTTTTCAGCCACTTCCAGCCGTTGCCAAAGCAATCTAGCGCGTTTTCGAACAGTACTATCTGCCGCTGAATGTCCGTTACTTTCCAACCAATCCATCATGGCCTTTTCGATATCGGCCTGTCGTTTTGGATTAAGATCGCCTTCGTAAAGCAACGTGGCAATCGTAGCCCACATTTCATCCCAGTGCTCGGCGGCTGGCCTGCCACCCTTGTTTTTTGTCACTTCGTTTTTCGGCATCAAAGCCGACCGTTTTTCAGATAGGCCAAAGCTAGCCATGTCAATTGGTTCGGGCCTAGTGAAACTATATCGCCGCAAATCTTTAAGGCGCTTTAGTTGGCCCTCAACTGATAAGAATTGGAGATTGATGGCGTTAGCAACGGCGGAATTGGGATTACCCGTAGTACAAACCCCGTAAATATTGTCGTCTTTCAAGTTTCGCCTCATCATTGTCGAAAGCTGCATATGGCCTTCTTCGTATATAGCAAAAGCTTCCATTTCCATCGATACGTCAGCAATTGCATCCAGCGTGCTAGACACATAACTTTGGCCGACTGTATCAAAAATCTCGACGTGTCGCTTTAGGGTAGCGCCGCTATTCAAACAGCCTTTCGCCGCATGATCAGTGTGAAGATGGCGGACTTTTTCCCGGATATCCTTTTCCGCACGCAACAAAGCATCGGCAAGAATTAATCGTATCTGTTGGCGTTGTTCAGAGTTCACCAGATATTGATATTAAATTGTCGACTAGAAAGCCAGTCGTTTCAATTGTGATTTACACTCGGAAATTGAACAACCTCCCCGCCGTCCCGCAGAGTTTCTAGATAGTCACTCCACCATTGCGCCATTTGCACTCGCTCATCCCAATGCTGGCCGCGATGGTATGCGCCGCGCGTTGCATTCCCATCCTTATGGGCCAAAGCACGCTCGATAGCATCGGCACTCCATTTCCCACTTTCGTTTAACAGTGTGCTGGCCATGGAGCGAAAGCCATGCGCCGTCATTTCTTTGCCTGAATATCCCAGCCGCCGGAGCGAAGCATTGATTGTATTTTCGGACATCGGACGATTGCCCGGATAGAGCGACGAGAACACATATTGTTGCCCTTCGCTGATGACTTTTGCTGATTCCAGCAATTCCAATGCCTGCAATGAAAGCGGAACAACGTGCGGGTCACGCATTTTCATTTTTTCGGCTGGTATCGTCCAGATTGCCTTTTCCAAATCAAACTCTTGCCATTCGGCGCGTCGCAATTCACCCGGACGCACGAACACATGGGGGGTCAGCTTTAGGGCAATGCATGTGAGCGGTTGGCCTTGATAGCCGTCGATGGCGCGCAACAATTCGCCAACCGCCTTCGGTTCCAATATTGCGCTATGATGCGTCACTTTGGGGGCCACCAATGCGCCTCTCAGCAAATTGGAAGGATCGGCGGTCGCGCGTGATGTTGCCACCGCATATCGAAATACTCTGCCCGCAAATGATCTCATCCGGCGGGCTGTTTCCAAATGTCCTTTGGCTTCAACCTTTTGCAGAGCTTCGAGCAAGTCGGCTGGTGTGATATCGGTTATCGGTCGATTTCCAATAGCGTTTTCAAGCAGCGACAACAGCCAGCGCGTTTTCTTGATGGTAACAGCCGCACGGCCTTCCTTTGCCGATTTGTCGATATATTCGTCGGCGATTGCCTTGAACGTGTTCGCTGCATTTCGTTTGGCTGACTTTGCCTGTTCAAGTTTGACGCTTGCAGGGTCCGCTCCGTTTGCCAGCAACGTCCTTGCTTCGTCGCGCCTTTTCCGGGCCTCTTTCAATGTAACATCTGGATAGACGCCCAACGAAAGCTTCTTTTCCTTACCCAATATCCGGTATTTCAGCCGCCAAAGCTTTCCGCCACTAGGCTGAAGCAACAGGAACAACCCTCTTTCATCAAAAAGCTTGATCGGTTTCGGGCCATGTTTAGCTCCTTTAATTGCTGTATCAGTCAATGCCATCTGGGGGCCACTCCTATTGGTTCAAATACCAATGGCCCCCAACGTGGCCCCCAAAAGATCGTGATTGCTCACGAACACGGGCGGACGCCAACGGTCATTTAGGAAGAGTTTTTAGCAGTTTTACGGGAGTTTAGCAAGCTTTGACGAACACTTGCGAACGTATATCTGGTGCCCAGAAGAGGACTCGAACCTCCACATCCTTGCGAATACATGCACCTGAAGCATGCGCGTCTACCAATTCCGCCATCTGGGCCCATGCAGGCGGTGATCATGTCGATACCACCTGATAGAGGCGGGCGATTAGCCGCTTGGTGGTTCTGCTGTCAATGATTCATATGGGGTTTCATATCCATAAAAGCAGATCGTCCCGGCTCGCTGTGGCTCGGCGAAGTCGAAACCGCGGGGACACGGCATAAATTATGCTATGCCAAGCAGGGAATCGGCTGTTGCTTCACCCGCCCGCCTGAGGCAGAGGCAAAAAGATCAACCTAGGCACGAGTGGAAGATGGACATGGATCTCGACGGACAATTGATTTGCATATTTGGCGGCGGCGGTTTTCTCGGCCGCTATATCGCGCAGGCCCTGCTGGAACGCGGCGCGCGTCTGCGTATTGCCGAGCGCAATATCAAGAATGCCATGCACATCAAGCCACTCGGTAACCTCGGACAGACGCAATTTGCCAGCGCCGATGTGACCAAGGCGGAAAGCGTTGCCCGCGCGGTCCATGGCTGCGACGGAGTGATCAATCTGGTCGGCATATTGAACGGCAATTTTGAACGCGTGCATGTCGAAGGCGCGCGCAATGTTGCCGAAGCCGCAGCAGCGGCGGGATGCCGCACGTTGCTGCACCTTTCGGCCATTGGCGCGGATAGCGCCTCCCCTTCCCGCTATGGCCGGAGCAAAGGCGACGGCGAACAGGCGGTTCTACAGGCCTTTCCCGGCGCAATCATTCTCAGGCCGTCGATCATATTCGGCCGGGAAGACCAGTTCATCAATCGCTTTGCCGCGATGATCGCGATGATGCCGGTCGTGCCGGTAATCGGTAGCACTACCAAATTCCAGCCGGTGTTCGTCGGCGATGTTGCCGATGTCGTCGCCCGGGCAATGAGCCAGCCGGAGCTTTATGCCGGCCAGACATTTGAGCTGGGCGGTCCGGAAGTGATCAGCATGGGTGATCTCAACCGGCGCATTGCGGGGCTGACAGGCCGCGAACGGACTTTTATCGACGTCCCGGATTTCGCTGCCAGAATATTGGCGATGCTCCCCGCTTCTCCGATCACATCGGATCAGTACAAGATGTTGCAGAAAGACAATGTCGTGGCGCAGGGAGCCAGGGGACTGGACGCCTTCGGCGTCGCGCCGACCCCGCTCGCTGCGGTCGCCAGCGGCTGGATGGAGAAATATACCGCTCATGGCCGCTT
Coding sequences within:
- a CDS encoding complex I NDUFA9 subunit family protein, which gives rise to MDMDLDGQLICIFGGGGFLGRYIAQALLERGARLRIAERNIKNAMHIKPLGNLGQTQFASADVTKAESVARAVHGCDGVINLVGILNGNFERVHVEGARNVAEAAAAAGCRTLLHLSAIGADSASPSRYGRSKGDGEQAVLQAFPGAIILRPSIIFGREDQFINRFAAMIAMMPVVPVIGSTTKFQPVFVGDVADVVARAMSQPELYAGQTFELGGPEVISMGDLNRRIAGLTGRERTFIDVPDFAARILAMLPASPITSDQYKMLQKDNVVAQGARGLDAFGVAPTPLAAVASGWMEKYTAHGRFGARAKAS
- a CDS encoding helix-turn-helix domain-containing protein, encoding MSGKRINYRLVKQYRNYTVDEIARLLGVHKNTVRDWIAKGLPVIDDCKPMLVLGSDLKSWLAEKRKSAKRPCGPGEFYCLKCREPRRPAMGMVDYVPKTDRSGCLKALCETCERPINRNATVAHLSATMPGIAIQFVECQSSISGRAELPSNCDLKQG
- a CDS encoding type I restriction-modification system subunit M; this encodes MTGQQQRDELRRQIWAIANDVRGAVDGWDFKQFVLGALFYRFISENFTNYIEADDDSINYASLDDSAIPDAAKIDAVKTKGYFIYPSQLFANVAASANNNESLNTDLATIFKEIEGSASGYPSEEDIKGLFSDFDTTSNRLGNMVKDKNARLAKVLKGVESLPLKFEENENDLFGDAYEFLISNYAANAGKSGGEFFTPQHVSKLIAQLAVHGRSSINKIYDPAAGSGSLLLQAKKHCGDHFIEEGFFGQEINYTTYNLARMNMFLHNVNYDKFNIQNGNTLENPHFLDERPFDAIVSNPPYSVRWKGDEDPTLINDDRFAPAGVLAPKSKADFAFVLHALHYLSAKGRAAIVCFPGIFYRGGAEQKIRKFLVDSNVVETVVSLAPNLFFGTTIAVHILVLAKNKTDTKIQFIDASGEEFFAKKTNTNEMSDDHVARIIEMFASKENVENVSETVEQQRVIDADYNLSVSAFVEPKDNRVETNIVELNAELKTTVAKIDRLRSDIDAIVAEIEA
- a CDS encoding tyrosine-type recombinase/integrase, which encodes MAKHNAANERIKREYFLYLKEAKGRDEKSLDVVAKAINRFEVSTKFRDFKLFNKAQAMAFKSRLVEQINEQTGKPLSKATIASTMRALQKFFEWLAGQPHYKSKLNYSDSHYFSVSEKDLRISRATREQPVPSMEQMHHVISSMPATSDIEQRNRAIVALIFLTGVRDGALVSLKLKHIDVAEQRLDQDAREVQTKFSKTFQTWFFPVGGDAAEIIADWVRHLREDLLFGDDDPLFPQTRVKVGNNGFEASGVDPKCWSNAGPVRTIFREAFEAAGLKYHSPHSVRKTLARFGQKLGLSIRAYKAWSKNLGHSNMMTTFSSYGDVPPEEQAELIKGLSQSKATDGDQELATILAKTVREFQRRY
- a CDS encoding helix-turn-helix domain-containing protein; its protein translation is MEPVTISITGAAKALGLGRTSIYVLIKEGRLETVKFGRRHLIKTESIRRLIDGA
- a CDS encoding tyrosine-type recombinase/integrase, with product MALTDTAIKGAKHGPKPIKLFDERGLFLLLQPSGGKLWRLKYRILGKEKKLSLGVYPDVTLKEARKRRDEARTLLANGADPASVKLEQAKSAKRNAANTFKAIADEYIDKSAKEGRAAVTIKKTRWLLSLLENAIGNRPITDITPADLLEALQKVEAKGHLETARRMRSFAGRVFRYAVATSRATADPSNLLRGALVAPKVTHHSAILEPKAVGELLRAIDGYQGQPLTCIALKLTPHVFVRPGELRRAEWQEFDLEKAIWTIPAEKMKMRDPHVVPLSLQALELLESAKVISEGQQYVFSSLYPGNRPMSENTINASLRRLGYSGKEMTAHGFRSMASTLLNESGKWSADAIERALAHKDGNATRGAYHRGQHWDERVQMAQWWSDYLETLRDGGEVVQFPSVNHN